The following are encoded in a window of Dictyostelium discoideum AX4 chromosome 6 chromosome, whole genome shotgun sequence genomic DNA:
- the iptB gene encoding hypothetical protein has product MTSPLVVFVLGTTGVGKSKLAIELAKQFNGEIISSDSMQLYKDGGDITTNKVTIEEMEGIPHHMMSFLPIDTLNYNVADFASKALGIIRDILSRGKLPIVVGGTHYYTCSLLWSDSIISLDDNDNNNNNNNNNNNNNNNNNNNNNNNNNNNNNNNNNNNNDNNSENKIILEEEEEEIIDKNKYSYEILKEIDPIMAEKLHKNDIRKIKRSLDIYYTSGKKQSDLINDQHDKKSLRFRSCLLWLECKDQSILEYRLNKRVDNMIELGMLDEVFNIFKILNKSNTENFSKGLTQAIGIKELYDYYLFLNENENTKIENENKEIDNDNENNNNNNNNNKIKKIEKLKIKKEKQREKLYKESIDSIKSHTKRYAIRQIKWISKISPINTPLDILSLDSSNLDLWNDLVFIPSKNKVDQFINHLNLTGYKNKDSTNNDNNNINNNINNNNNNNNDLNKWKKYYCEHCSKELNGDNEWSFHQKSKQHRHRLKKRDTNNIDNKDKYNNNNKNNNNNNIQKEKGEIETEK; this is encoded by the exons ATGACATCACCATtggttgtatttgtattggGTACAACAGGTGTtggtaaatcaaaattaGCAATTGAATTAGCAAAACAATTTAATGGTGAAATTATTAGTTCAGATTCTATGCAATTATATAAAGATGGTGGTGACATAACCACAAATAAAGTTACAATTGAAGAAATGGAAGGTATACCACACCATATGATGAGttttttaccaattgatactttaaattataatgttGCTGATTTCGCTTCAAAAGCATTGGGTATT aTACGAGATATATTATCAAGAGGTAAATTACCTATTGTAGTTGGTGGTACTCATTATTATACATGTTCATTATTATGGTCTGACTCTATAATTAGTTtggatgataatgataataataataataataataataataataataataataataataataataataataataataataataataataataataataataataataataataataataataatgataataatagtgaaaataaaataatattagaagaggaagaggaagaaataattgataaaaataaatattcatatgaaatattaaaagaaattgatcCGATTATGGCAGAGAAATTACATAAGAATGATATTAGAAAGATTAAACGTAGTTTAGATATTTATTATACAAGTGGAAAGAAACAAagtgatttaataaatgatcaACATGATAAGAAATCCTTAAGATTCAGATCATGTTTATTATGGTTAGAATGTAAAGATCAATCAATATTAGAATATAGATTAAATAAACGTGTTGATAATATGATTGAACTCGGTATGTTGGATGAAGtatttaatatctttaaaatcttaaataaatcaaatactGAAAACTTTTCAAAAGGTTTAACTCAAGCTATTGGTATAAAAGAGttatatgattattatttatttttaaatgaaaatgaaaatacgaaaattgaaaatgaaaataaagaaattgacaatgataatgaaaataataataataataataataataataaaattaaaaaaattgaaaaattaaaaattaaaaaagaaaaacaaagagagaaattatataaagaatcaattgatagTATAAAATCACATACAAAGAGATATGCAATTAGACAAATCAAATGGATATCAAAAATATCACCAATCAATACACCATTGGATATTTTAAGTTTAGATAGTAGTAACTTAGATCTTTGGAATGATTTAGTTTTCATTccttcaaaaaataaagttgatcaatttataaatcatttaaatttaacaggttataaaaataaagattcaactaataatgataataataatattaataataatattaataataataataataataataatgatttaaataaatggaaaaaatattattgtgAACATTGCTCAAAAGAATTGAATGGTGATAATGAATGGAGCTTTcatcaaaaatcaaaacaacaTAGACATAGATTAAAAAAGAGAGATACCAACAATAtagataataaagataaatataataataataataagaacaataataataataatattcaaaaagaaaaaggagAGATAGAAACAGAAAAATGA
- a CDS encoding hypothetical protein (Q15404 Ras suppressor protein 1 (Rsu-1) (RSP-1)) yields MGASLSKEIDKLREKKVTELELIDKGIDDLPNNIGTIETLKKLNLSKNNLKRLPPAIGNLKNLTLLNLFNNSLRELPHEITQLVNLESMNLSINKLKALPRGFGSFNHLFFLDVSYNSITELTTQIGLISTLKELHISFNELTELPVELSRCSELEVINASHNKILELPSEFSKLPKLKLLNITGNKLSFIPPDYGQLTKIEKIDFSKNPDIHKSLDQHAIRGPEVLIKYLKSDEYQSIYYSETKKPRPSGLTSSTENTTIPQNTTTTTTTTSKPEEEESSVPYH; encoded by the exons atgggtgcAAGTTTATCAAAAGAAATCGATAAAttaagagaaaaaaaagttaCAGAATTAGAACTTATTGATAAAGGTATTGATGATTTACCAAATAATATTGGTACAATTGAAAcgttgaaaaaattaaatcttagtaaaaataatttaaaaagattacCACCAgcaattggtaatttaaagaatttaacacttttaaatcttttcaaTAATAGTCTTAGAGAGTTACCCCATGAAATCACTCAATTAGTTAATTTAGAATCAATGAATCttagtattaataaattaaaagcaTTACCAAGAGGTTTTGGTTCatttaatcatttattttttttagatgtTAGTTATAAtag tattacaGAATTAACAACTCaaattggtttaatttcaacattaaaagaattacatatttcatttaatgaaCTCACAGAATTACCAGTTGAATTATCAAGATGTTCAGAATTGGAAGTTATTAATGCAAGTCATAATAAGATTTTAGAATTACCAAGTGAGTTttcaaaattaccaaaacttaaacttttaaatatcactggtaataaattatcttttattcCACCAGATTATGGACAATTAACAAAGATTGAAAAAATAGATTTCTCTAAAAATCCTGATATTCATAAATCATTGGATCAACATGCTATTAGAGGTCCTgaagttttaattaaatatttaaaatctgATGAATAtcaatcaatttattatAGTGAAACTAAAAAACCAAGACCTTCTGGTTTAACTTCTTCAACTGAAAATACAACAATTCCACAaaatacaactacaacaacaacaactacttcAAAAccagaagaagaagaatcaTCTGTTCCATATCattaa